The Nitrospiria bacterium DNA window AGTTGCGGGAACTTTAATCAGTACGTTGTCCCTGCCCACCATTTTATGGAGCCTTCGGGCCTCCTCGAGGGTTCCTTTGGTATTGTGGGCAAGGTCTGGAGAGACCTCTAGGCTAACATAGCCATCCCGGGTTTTCGTTTTTTCATATACAGGATACATTAGATCTGAGGCATCCTGGATATCTCGTATGGCCAACGTTTCATAAATTTCTTTTACACCGGTTACATCCGAGGCGATCTGTTTCAGAGCTTGATTGTAATCGGTGCTTCCCCCAATGGCTTTCTCAAAAATAGAGGGGTTGGAAGTGACCCCTAGGAGCCCATCATTATCAATCAAAGCTTGAAGCTCCCCTGAGGTGATGAGGCCCCTTCGAATATAATCGTACCAAGGACTCTGCCCAAACTCTTGGAGTTGAACCAATGGATTCATGGTATTGCCTCCTTATCTCTAAAATTATTTATTTTTTGCCAACTGTCCTTTTGCCGCTTCAACCACGTTTTCCTGTGTAAACCCAAATTTTTTAACCAACTCCTTGAGTGGTGCCGAAGCCCCAAAGGTTTTCATTCCAATAATGTGGCCTGTTAATCCAACATAGCGTTCCCAACCGAAGGTGGAGGCTTTTTCTACGGCCACCCGAGCTCTTACGGAAGGAGGAAGTACTGAATCGCGATATTCTTGACTCTGCTGCTCAAAAAACTCAAGTGAGGGCATACTGACCACGCGTGCTTTGATTCCATCGGCTTTCAGTTTATCGTAAGCTTCTACACAGAGTGCAACTTCGCTTCCCGTGGCCAGCAAAAGCACATCGGGTTTTCCCCCGGGTGCATCGATCAAGATATAGGCGCCTTTAAGAACAGCAGGAGGGGCGTATTGGGTGCGATCCAATGTGGGAAGGGCCTGCCGGGTTAAAATCAGGGCTACAGGCTCGTGTTGTAATCCAGCAATCACACGCCATGCATCTGCCACTTCGTTTGCATCGGCGGGTCGAATGGTTATCAGGCCGGGAATGGTCCGTAGGGAGGCTAACTGTTCCACGGGTTGATGGGTCGGACCATCCTCCCCGACCCCAATGGAGTCATGGGTGAAAATGTAAATCACAGGGATTTCCATGATTGCGCTCAACCTAATGGTGGGTTTGGAGTAGTCACTAAAAATAAGAAACCCAGACCCAAAAGGCCGAATCTTGGAAAGAGAGAGACCATTTAAGATAGATCCCATGGCATGTTCTCGTATGCCAAAATGGATATTTCTTCCAAACCCATTATCTGGAAGGAAATCCCCTGCACCTTCAAAGGTGAGCCGGGTTTTCGTGGAGGGGGTCAGGTCCGCTGAACCCCCAATGATCCAGGGGATGTTCTTCCCCACAGCGTTTAACACCTTCCCTGAAGCCTCCCGGCCCGCAAGACCCTTTTGATCCGCTGGAAATACCGGAATATCCTTGTCCCAACCATCGGGAAGCTGACGATGCTGCATTTTATAAAGATGATCTGCCAGTTCTGGATATTTACCTTTGTACTCTTTGAATTTAGCCATCCAGGATTCCCGTAGTTCATGGCCTCGTTTTCCGATTCCCTCCTGGAAAAATTTTGGTACCTCATCCGGAACAAGAAATTTTGCATCTTCCGGCCAGCCGTAATTTCGTTTGGTTAATCGGATCTCTTCCTCTCCGAGAGGCTCCCCATGGGCGGCGCTGGTGTCTTGTTTATTGGGTGAGCCGTAGGCGATGTGACTATCCACAATAATTAAAGTTGGGCGATCCGGGGTAGTTTTAAAGTTCTCAAAGGCCCTCCCGATCATCTCTAAATCATTTGCGTCACCCACCCGGGTAACGTTCCATCCATAGGCCATAAATCGCGTGGCCACATCCTCACTAAAGGCCAACGCTGTATGTCCCTCAATGGTGATCCGATTGCTGTCATAAATCCAGCATAGGTTGGAGAGTTTGAGATGACCCGCCAGGGAAGCCGCCTCACTGGATACCCCCTCCATCATGCATCCATCTCCGCACATGGCGTAAACATCGTAATCGATCATGTCAAACCCTGGGCGGTTAAAATAATTCGCCATCCATTTACTTGCCATCGACATGCCAACGCTGGTGGCGACTCCCTGTCCCAGGGGACCGGTGGTGGTCTCGACCCCTGAGGTCCAGCGGTATTCCGGGTGACCGGCGCATTTGCTGTCCAGTTGGCGAAACCGTTTAATATCATCAAGTTTGACAGACAATTCCCCGAGCTTTTCGTACTTGGCGTTGACCGCTTTAACCCCGGTGAGATGAAGGATCGAGTACAGGAGCATGGATGCATGTCCGATGGAGAGGACAAAGCGATCCCGATTGGACCAAATAGGATCTTCCGGGTCAAACCGAAGGATTCGATTCCACAAACTATAAACAACGGGTGCCATGGCCATGGCGGTTCCGGGGTGTCCTGAATTAGCTGCCTGAACCGCATCCATGGAAAGGGTCCGAATCGTGTTGATACATTTTTGTTCGAGCTTTTGCACCTCATCCATGACTTCCCCTCCTTAAAAAAATGTTTACTATAGGGCCTTTAAGAAATTAATAACGTCTTGGTGTTGGGCAGGGGTTAAACTCCGCCAACGGGCCATGACATTCCTGGCTTCACTTCTTTGGCTGTTGTTGGGTGATGTCGGACAAATATCCGCTGAACTTCCCGACGGAACTGGACATCCCCCATTAACAGGGGGAACTCCAGGATCCGCTGGGGGTAGGTCATGAAGTTCTATGGCTGCCCGCAGGGCGCTGTCCAGGTCAGTGATGACCAGTTCCGTATTCGGTGTGACACCTGAGTTTGTAAAAACAGTCCTGGCCGGGGCACCGGGATTTACAAACACACGTCCATCATGCATGAAAGGTGGACCAATGACCCCAATTCCCATGAGGGGAGGGGTTCGCCACTCCCGACCATTGGCGATGCCTTGCCCAGGAAGCGCATCGTCTGCTAAATTTCTTGAAATGTCTAAACCACTTCCAATGGTCGTGGGTGCCCTCAGAACAGGGCTTACACGCTCTACCGTTACCTCTCCCATATCATGAATCAGTAAGTCCGAGAATAGAGGGACCCACTTATTGCTGAGATGTTGTGCTCCCACTTCTGCGGGAGATTGTCCTGTTCTCATAATGGGCGTATGACACCCTGCGCAATTGAGTTGTCGATCGGCTTGGTTCAACGCGTTTTCGTTCAATCCGTCGGGGAGATTGGTGTCGGTCATTCGGTTTCGGAAGGCGGTTAAGTCCACCCCAAAGAGTGCTGCCCCATTTTGAATACTGGATGCACTTCCCCCACTGGTGCAGGCGGCGGTTACAGCGGGAGTTTCTAATAAGCACGAGTCAAAATCGGGGAGAGCGACCAGCCGGATCATGGCTCTCAAATCCAAAATGTCGTTGGTTTTAAGTTCAGGATCGGGGGCTTGATCGCATTTTTTCCCGCCATTTTGATTGTTGTTTTGCTCGTTGGGTGCAAAAGGGCTGGTTAACCCTACCTCACCCTGGCTTCCCCCAATCATAAATTGAATTAGGGTGGGACCTGCAGCGCGGAGCCCAAAACGTGCAGGCCGAATCACGGGGTCTCCACCGATAATTGCATTGGCTGCACTGTTTTCATTATGTCGACCGGAGATGCAGTCCCCGCCTGTTGGACAGCCTGATGTAGCAAGGGCTGGCAGGAGGGTGGAGGAATGGGTTTGGGCATCTCCAGGGTCTCGATTGGCAACTATATCGTCCGCATAAATGGCTTCGATCAAACCACGCCCAATGTAGGGAGGGGCTGCCCGTTCTCCTACGGCCCTACGCAGTCCAATGCCCCCTCCCTGAAGAAAAGGGTCAATAGAAACATCAGGGATGATATCCGGAGAACAACCGCCGGTGGCACCGACGTGCTGGATCGGACCACCGAATTCCGAAAGGGGAATTACTGAACCGGAACTAGAGGAAAAATCGACAAAAAGAGTAAAGGCGTCCGTATCCGGACGGACCCCCTGGCTAGAAAGGGTATAGTTAGTTTGGTTGGTGCGAGCCGCACGCCCAGCCGGTGTGGCTGTAGGGGCATTGCTATTATCATGGCATCCCAGACAGGAGGTTTGGTTAAATATAGGCCCTAAACCGGTAAAATCCGTTCTGGCGGTGGAAAACAGGGATAACCCCTGGTTAAAGATAGAGAGTTCTTCACTGTTTAAATCAGGGAAGGAAAGATCCGCTGCTGTATTGGTTGTGGAAAATTGTCCTCTTGAAACCCTGCTTGCTGAGGCCATTTGGCTAGTATCCGGAGGACCCGCAATTCCTGAGATTTCCCGGTCATTTACGGTATTTAGGTTTTCTGAAATATTTCCATCTGCACCACAACCGGTCATCAAAAAAATGGAGGCGAAGGTCCCGGTCAAGATTTTTCCCAATAGTAGTAAGGTGCGATTAAAAGTCATTTTCATCTCCTTTAGCAGGTTCAAACCCTTAGAGGTTCTAAATGGTTCCTTTAAAAAGTGAGTACAACATCAAAAAACATTCGGGTTACATTATTGTCCTTATTGGGAAAACCATCAAAATCCAGATATAAAAACTGAAATAACAGGTCAGGCAAAATCTTGTAATTGAAAAGAATCTCAAACCCATCATAACCCGTTCCTGCGCCTAGGTCTGAATCAGCAAATGTGGCCAGAGTGGCGTCTGCATCTACGTTCCGGTATGTATACCAGAGGTTGAAAGGATTAAGAAACCCTTTCCCTCCACCCCGAATCCCTCCTGTAATACCAAAACCAGTATCATCCCGACCAAAACTCAAATTTTCGACATAATCGCCCAGGACAAATAACTCAGGGGAAATAAAGTCGATTCCGAGGGGTTCCAGCCATTGCTCTGGGATTGAGAAATATACCTGACTGGTAATCACCAAGGGGGCAAATTCATCTTCGACGAACCCGATCGCGCCCGGGCCGTAATTGATTTGGTTGTTGGTTCGTTGAAGCCCACCGCGCAAGAGAAAAGCGGTGGTCCCGGGCTCAACAAATGCGCCTGATCCAGGGGTAAAGTTAGGCGCCCTTAGGCCCGAGTTTATGTTTTCAAAATCATAGAGGGCTACTGCCACAGTTCCCCCGAGGCTACCGGGATCAATGGATCCCCCTAGAGACCCCGGGTCCACCTTGATGAGAACCTGATCGGCTAACAGGTAGGTATCCCCTGTTAGGCCTGAAAACCGGAAGTCTGTTGCTTCATATATGGAAAAAAAACCAGCGGTGTTTTCAATTTGTATCATATTAAAAAGAAAGTTCTTAGGAGTTCCGACCTTTAGGACGATACCCTCAGGATTAACATCCGTATCCCAGATCATCTCGGTGCGAAAGGGTCCCCGATCCCCAAGCCAAAACGGTTGAGGCATTTTTCCAACGGTAAACACCAATTCATCATAAATGGTCAGGGGTTGGTAGTTAATAAAAAACCGGTCAATATTAAAGGATTTGGAGCGAAAGGAATCCCCCAGCCGGATAAATGGTGATGTAGGATTGGGATCTCCCCCAGCGCTCAGACGCAATCCCCCGGAGACATAACCATCAGATCGATAGTTAATCGCAAATCGCACACGGGTCCGAAACCCTTCGATTTCGTTATCCTCAAGCAGGAGGTCGGTTTGATCTTCTACCTCGGTTATATCATATCGAACCGTAATGCTGGTCGCGAGTTGGATAGGACCTGGCTTCGCATTTTCCGAAAAGGACTGCCGTTCTTTTTTGGCGTCTAAAAGTTCTTTCCGTATTCCTTTTACCTGATCTTCCAACTCTTGTATACGTTTCTCATTTGTGACACCCGTCTGCCCTAATCCGGAAACCGGTTGGAAAAGAAACCATAAAATCACAATCACCACAGGAACGTATGTTTTCATAGATCTATCCTCGATTCTGTTTGGGTCCGTATTGGTAGGCGTTTTAAAATTTGACCAAACAATAAAACACCTTATTTCTTGGATTTTAATCTGCTTATTTTTTTAGATCCATTCCGCCCGTTTTTGTTAAGCCCCAATTTGTTCCGAATCACTTAACCTGCCAACCACCCTTGCCTTCAGTGCAGCCCCTAAATCTCTGTATCCTTCAGCCAGTGTCATGAATTGTTCCCGGGGAAGGACGGTGACATCCACCGGGGTTAGGCATTTTACAGTTGCGGTTCGAGGCATGTCACATAAAAGAGCAATTTCTCCGAAACAATCCCCCCTATTCAGGTTTGCTAATTTTTCCCATTTTCCGTTTACCTGCTTTAAAACCTCTGCCTCTCCCGTTTGAAGAATATAGGCACAGTCTCCTCTGTCCCCCTGGCGGACAATTTCATCTCCCACCTCATAATGTGCGCTGCTGAGCTTCAGAGTTCGATTGGGTGCCAACACAACAATATCGTTCCTAAATGGAATATCCAACGCCCAATCGATTAATATTCTTAGGTTCCGTTCTAATCCAGGTAGGGTAAACAAACATAGAAAACGGGAGGCAAGCCATGCTGGAATACCTCCCAAAGGGATCCCGAAAAATCTTCCCACCGCAGCCTTTCGCCCAAGGGCCGCCATATAGACGAGGGGTTTCCCTTCTTTCCATTGAAGAGGTTTAAACCCTTGCGTCGCCGCATAAGCATTGTAAGCAGCCCTCCGGCCCATTCGTATTTCTCTCAAAGCCATAAATGGGCCCATTTCACTGAGCCCGGCGCAATCTCCGGCTGCCCAAATGTGATCCGGTCCCTGAATTTTTAAAAAAGGATTAACGGGAAGGCGACCATCGGGGCGCGCCCCTGGAAGTGAGGAAATCACCTTGGGTCGACTCACGAGGGTTCCGACCACAGTTTTTGTTGGGATTCGGTCCCCTCCGGATAGAACAACTTCTTCAGGGGTTACAGCGGTAATATTTGTCATTGTAAAAATATCAATCCCCATTTTTTTGAGCCTAAAGTGAGCGGAAGTCCCCAGGGGGGAATCGTATCTTGGAATGACCTGATTTTCTTTTTCAAATAGAAGAATTTTCGGTTCATCTGTTTTGACCCCTGGGTATGAGACCAAGGCGGATTGAATTAATTCGCTCATGGCCGATGCAGTCGCACAACCCCTGAGCCCTCCACCGACCACACTAAAGGTGAGGAGCGCTTTACGCCTTTGGGGGTCCGAAATTGTTTCCGCCTGTTCCAGGCACTCTAACACCCTTTGCCGAAGAAAAAGGGCATCCCCGATGGTCATGATGGGAAAAGCGTGTTCAAGAAGCCCCGGTACCCCAGAAAAATTGGCCTCCATATCTTGGGCGACCAGCAACTGATCATAGTCGATATGTAAAGTTTCATTCGAAACAAGGTTGATGTGAACTTTTTTGGCTTGGTGGTCAATAGAGGTGGTTTCTCCTTGAATAAAACGGATTTTT harbors:
- a CDS encoding di-heme oxidoredictase family protein; the encoded protein is MTFNRTLLLLGKILTGTFASIFLMTGCGADGNISENLNTVNDREISGIAGPPDTSQMASASRVSRGQFSTTNTAADLSFPDLNSEELSIFNQGLSLFSTARTDFTGLGPIFNQTSCLGCHDNSNAPTATPAGRAARTNQTNYTLSSQGVRPDTDAFTLFVDFSSSSGSVIPLSEFGGPIQHVGATGGCSPDIIPDVSIDPFLQGGGIGLRRAVGERAAPPYIGRGLIEAIYADDIVANRDPGDAQTHSSTLLPALATSGCPTGGDCISGRHNENSAANAIIGGDPVIRPARFGLRAAGPTLIQFMIGGSQGEVGLTSPFAPNEQNNNQNGGKKCDQAPDPELKTNDILDLRAMIRLVALPDFDSCLLETPAVTAACTSGGSASSIQNGAALFGVDLTAFRNRMTDTNLPDGLNENALNQADRQLNCAGCHTPIMRTGQSPAEVGAQHLSNKWVPLFSDLLIHDMGEVTVERVSPVLRAPTTIGSGLDISRNLADDALPGQGIANGREWRTPPLMGIGVIGPPFMHDGRVFVNPGAPARTVFTNSGVTPNTELVITDLDSALRAAIELHDLPPADPGVPPVNGGCPVPSGSSADICPTSPNNSQRSEARNVMARWRSLTPAQHQDVINFLKAL
- the tkt gene encoding transketolase, which encodes MDEVQKLEQKCINTIRTLSMDAVQAANSGHPGTAMAMAPVVYSLWNRILRFDPEDPIWSNRDRFVLSIGHASMLLYSILHLTGVKAVNAKYEKLGELSVKLDDIKRFRQLDSKCAGHPEYRWTSGVETTTGPLGQGVATSVGMSMASKWMANYFNRPGFDMIDYDVYAMCGDGCMMEGVSSEAASLAGHLKLSNLCWIYDSNRITIEGHTALAFSEDVATRFMAYGWNVTRVGDANDLEMIGRAFENFKTTPDRPTLIIVDSHIAYGSPNKQDTSAAHGEPLGEEEIRLTKRNYGWPEDAKFLVPDEVPKFFQEGIGKRGHELRESWMAKFKEYKGKYPELADHLYKMQHRQLPDGWDKDIPVFPADQKGLAGREASGKVLNAVGKNIPWIIGGSADLTPSTKTRLTFEGAGDFLPDNGFGRNIHFGIREHAMGSILNGLSLSKIRPFGSGFLIFSDYSKPTIRLSAIMEIPVIYIFTHDSIGVGEDGPTHQPVEQLASLRTIPGLITIRPADANEVADAWRVIAGLQHEPVALILTRQALPTLDRTQYAPPAVLKGAYILIDAPGGKPDVLLLATGSEVALCVEAYDKLKADGIKARVVSMPSLEFFEQQSQEYRDSVLPPSVRARVAVEKASTFGWERYVGLTGHIIGMKTFGASAPLKELVKKFGFTQENVVEAAKGQLAKNK
- a CDS encoding FAD-dependent oxidoreductase: MTLTFLNKKTVSKVLITFLFFLPLLMLFFLQEPLAHESWVLTPGEIEEWDAKPKPEIFTTFNPLNIFLYTFTAAFLVGWILLNYTGARELFPDLQVRLASYGGYASLALRIALFVMLGMGAFGLGPRHGTQLGETPTLAAPDLELRLLEGNWFWLAGIEGTLAFLFLLGIYVRGAAAILLGLGVIGLFVFGYDMVAYIGLVGGAAVYLMLQGPGSYYIPMPPIPGTAKISNFLASQPRGRAQWLLRILAGLNLAYLGIEYKFLHPNQMLGIIELHHVPTFGLEHATFVFFMALVETLAGLLILAGVLMRPLSVVLFFAFVFFSAVLGESVFAHIIFYGLLVSFITNSAGRWRRPEATDKPGKVVIVGGSFAGVHAALRLQRLVGEFSNVQVTLIHRESYFLFHPMLPEVVGGSVQPGNIVNPIRRFCPKIRFIQGETTSIDHQAKKVHINLVSNETLHIDYDQLLVAQDMEANFSGVPGLLEHAFPIMTIGDALFLRQRVLECLEQAETISDPQRRKALLTFSVVGGGLRGCATASAMSELIQSALVSYPGVKTDEPKILLFEKENQVIPRYDSPLGTSAHFRLKKMGIDIFTMTNITAVTPEEVVLSGGDRIPTKTVVGTLVSRPKVISSLPGARPDGRLPVNPFLKIQGPDHIWAAGDCAGLSEMGPFMALREIRMGRRAAYNAYAATQGFKPLQWKEGKPLVYMAALGRKAAVGRFFGIPLGGIPAWLASRFLCLFTLPGLERNLRILIDWALDIPFRNDIVVLAPNRTLKLSSAHYEVGDEIVRQGDRGDCAYILQTGEAEVLKQVNGKWEKLANLNRGDCFGEIALLCDMPRTATVKCLTPVDVTVLPREQFMTLAEGYRDLGAALKARVVGRLSDSEQIGA
- a CDS encoding putative porin, translated to MKTYVPVVIVILWFLFQPVSGLGQTGVTNEKRIQELEDQVKGIRKELLDAKKERQSFSENAKPGPIQLATSITVRYDITEVEDQTDLLLEDNEIEGFRTRVRFAINYRSDGYVSGGLRLSAGGDPNPTSPFIRLGDSFRSKSFNIDRFFINYQPLTIYDELVFTVGKMPQPFWLGDRGPFRTEMIWDTDVNPEGIVLKVGTPKNFLFNMIQIENTAGFFSIYEATDFRFSGLTGDTYLLADQVLIKVDPGSLGGSIDPGSLGGTVAVALYDFENINSGLRAPNFTPGSGAFVEPGTTAFLLRGGLQRTNNQINYGPGAIGFVEDEFAPLVITSQVYFSIPEQWLEPLGIDFISPELFVLGDYVENLSFGRDDTGFGITGGIRGGGKGFLNPFNLWYTYRNVDADATLATFADSDLGAGTGYDGFEILFNYKILPDLLFQFLYLDFDGFPNKDNNVTRMFFDVVLTF